One window from the genome of Corynebacterium sp. SCR221107 encodes:
- a CDS encoding AAA family ATPase produces MLSPNQRAPRDQMPLPEEKFADQLSFLAAYDQGQRPPGWLLTPAAVVTFICGGEGLRLGDGRGMDIPAKFIGDRALVQRCVVTLAGSRGLMLVGEPGTAKSMLSEPLATAICGSSTLSVQGSAGTTEDQIRYGWNYGMLLTEGPTLNALVPSPSPLDAVLPRLDPSLGVLFTNQHNTPVNATLFTPCAPYLTLAIIASTDTIDTIDTISQ; encoded by the coding sequence ATGCTCTCTCCCAACCAGCGCGCTCCGCGCGATCAGATGCCACTGCCGGAGGAGAAATTCGCCGATCAGCTCAGCTTTCTGGCCGCCTATGATCAAGGTCAGCGGCCTCCGGGATGGTTGCTTACTCCCGCGGCGGTCGTGACCTTCATTTGCGGCGGAGAGGGACTTCGCCTCGGCGATGGGCGCGGGATGGACATTCCAGCAAAGTTCATCGGGGATCGCGCCCTCGTGCAGCGCTGCGTTGTCACTCTCGCCGGCTCCCGCGGGCTCATGCTTGTAGGGGAGCCGGGCACCGCCAAGTCTATGCTCTCAGAGCCGCTGGCCACAGCGATCTGCGGAAGCTCCACGCTGTCTGTGCAAGGCAGCGCGGGCACCACCGAGGACCAGATTCGCTATGGATGGAACTACGGGATGTTGCTGACTGAGGGCCCCACGTTGAATGCCCTGGTCCCCTCCCCCAGCCCATTGGATGCGGTATTGCCCCGCCTCGACCCATCCCTGGGCGTCCTTTTCACTAATCAACACAACACCCCTGTGAACGCGACACTCTTTACCCCTTGCGCACCATACTTAACCCTGGCCATAATTGCCTCAACTGACACAATTGACACAATTGACACAATTTCGCAATAG